A region of Hoplias malabaricus isolate fHopMal1 chromosome 12, fHopMal1.hap1, whole genome shotgun sequence DNA encodes the following proteins:
- the gpr161b gene encoding G-protein coupled receptor 161 — translation MNSSRNGTVVANTTGFLADGGTVVLESASIIVIALLICLGNLLIVVTLYKKPYLLTPSNKFVFSLTFSNLLLSVLTLPFVAASSVRREWMFGVVWCNFTALLYLLVSSASMLTLGAIAIDRYYAVLYPMIYPMKITGNRAAVAIVYIWIHSLVGCLPPLFGWSTFEFDRFKWTCTAAWYREISYTAFWVTWCCLLPLVAMLVCYGVIFRVARIKARKVYCGSVVVAQEESSSQKNGRKNSNTSTSSSGSRKSLVYSGSQCKAFVTILVVMGTFLGTWGPYVVVIGTEAYWGKDSVSPQMETLVSWLSFTSAVCHPLIYGLWNKTVRKELLGMCFGGRYYRESFITRHRTSRLFSISNRITDLGMSPHLTAMLVGGGQLLGPSSSTGDTGFSYTQDSVTDVMLLDSYSEAPHSTTHYSGIKRRSSVTFEDQLEQPSKGEGPTVQVTADIHKSLDNFALSLAKTIENDAKLQLFGESTAISSSLLTVRHTQRGPRYLNGQRLRMESIDEGIVKDDEQEDEENIQNGSAVSLSTAF, via the exons ATGAACAGCAGCAGGAATGGGACAGTGGTGGCCAACACCACTGGTTTTCTGGCTGATGGTGGGACGGTGGTCCTGGAGTCGGCCTCCATCATTGTTATCGCTTTGCTCATCTGTTTGGGGAACCTGCTCATCGTGGTGACGCTCTATAAAAAACCCTACCTGTTGACACCCAGCAACAAGTTTGTCTTCAGCCTGACGTTTTCAAACCTGCTTCTCTCGGTGCTGACTCTTCCATTCGTTGCTGCCAGTTCAGTGCGGAGGGAATGGAtgtttggtgtagtgtggtgtaaTTTCACAGCCTTGCTTTATTTACTGGTCAGTTCAGCTAGTATGCTCACACTTGGAGCCATTGCCATTGACAG GTATTATGCAGTGCTGTATCCTATGATCTACCCCATGAAGATAACAGGAAACCGCGCTGCAGTTGCCATTGTTTACATCTGGATACATTCCTTGGTGGGCTGCCTGCCACCACTCTTCGGGTGGTCTACATTCGAGTTTGATCGCTTTAAATGGACCTGCACTGCCGCCTGGTACAGGGAGATCAGCTACACTGCTTTCTGGGTCACCTGGTGCTGCTTGCTTCCACTGGTAGCGATGCTAGTTTGTTATGGAGTAATTTTCCGTGTGGCTCGTATTAAAGCTCGTAAGGTGTACTGTGGATCTGTGGTTGTTGCTCAAGAAGAGTCCAGCTCCCAGAAGAATGGCCGAAAGAACTCAAATACCTCCACTTCGTCCAGCGGGAGTCGTAAGAGCCTTGTGTACTCAGGCAGCCAGTGCAAGGCTTTTGTCACAATCCTGGTGGTCATGGGGACATTCCTAGGTACCTGGGGGCCTTATGTGGTGGTGATTGGGACTGAGGCTTATTGGGGAAAAGACAGTGTTTCTCCACAGATGGAGACGCTGGTATCCTGGCTGTCTTTCACCAGTGCAGTATGCCATCCACTCATCTATGGCCTGTGGAACAAGACAGTGCGCAAGGAGCTGCTGGGCATGTGTTTCGGAGGCCGCTACTACAGAGAGTCATTTATTACTCGCCACAGGACCTCCCGACTGTTTAGCATCTCCAACCGAATCACAG ACTTAGGGATGTCTCCACACCTGACGGCCATGCTGGTAGGTGGTGGTCAGCTTTTGGGACCCAGCAGTAGTACGGGGGACACAGGCTTCAGCTACACTCAGGATTCTG TTACAGATGTCATGCTGCTGGATAGCTACTCAGAAGCCCCTCATTCTACAACACACTATAGTGGCATTAAGAGAAGAAGCTCTGTCACATTTGAGGACCAACTGGAGCAACCTTCCAAAG GCGAAGGGCCAACAGTTCAAGTCACTGCAGACATACACAAGTCTCTGGACAACTTTGCATTGAGTCTGGCCAAGACCATAGAGAATGATGCAAAGCTGCAGCTTTTTGGAGAGAGCACGGCCATCTCCAGCAGCCTGCTGACCGTCCGTCACACGCAGCGAGGGCCCCGCTACTTGAATGGACAGAGACTCAGGATGGAGAGCATTGATGAAGGAATTGTTAAAGATGATGAACAGGAAGATGAAGAAAACATCCAGAATGGCTCTGCAGTTTCTTTATCTACTGCATTTTAG